The genomic window TTTTCTAAAagtgaggaagaggaagagaCGAGCGTGCGTGCATATTTGTGTCAATATATTTCGAAAATATAACCACGAGTCTCTCCCGTAAATGCATATTCGAAATATTTCTACGTGACATCTAATGTTTAGGCTAAACTATGGTTTGTAGTTGGGGTGGTTTTGAAAATACAACTACGATTCCCTCCCATAAATGTATTCATTTTTAGTTTCATGCTCTTTTATACGGTCTTGCCCATCAAAGGTCTGGTTAATGGTGCTTCCAAAAATATATTTCCAATAGCTTAAGTATTTATATATTTTCGCGCGGTGCGCTAAAAAAAGTATGGTGTGTTAAAAACCTTCCTACtaaaaataacaataacaaaataaactattTACAACAATATACATTGTGTTGTTTATAACGTTCTATAGATTAGATTGATGTATAATATGATTAGATTGGGGCAtaatagaaaaagtgaaaataataGTAATGACATATGGAAGGAGAAAGACAACGAAacataaattgattaaaaaaaatgtcaCATTTCTAGAAATACGAAAGCAGTGCTTAAAGACATCATaattttgtttcagctttaaaaaaatggattttttttgtatttttgaaaatagattttcgaaatcatttttcaaaatattataagttttttatattagttttttctgAAACATCCTaaaatataaacatatattattgaaGACCATAACTttgtcaaaatctcaatttttaaaaatagttgtatttcaaaaatgattttcataaaaatctatttgaaatagcttcaaaattaagtgattttttgaaattttgttatccaagtttttttttcttctattaatagatgaaatacctaaaatcacattttaagaataatttttcaaataaaattttcatttgaagcttttataaaaaaaattgtaaattttatttttcacaaatttatGTAACACCATAAaagtcatttttaaaaaaaagtcaaaacaaacgtGCCAATAACTCACAAAACTCGTATGGTAATGACTATGCTAAATGAGTTCATGTTAAATAGACGGGGCTCCAAGAGTATGTATTTCAAACGTGTGTGGGTGTACAACACGCACCCCAAttaaatgaagagaaaaaaattaagcAACGATGTGAATAACAATCACAAATCGGTCGCAACAAACACAGAATCACCTAACAAACGAGAATTGATCTCAACCAATACAAAATTAGGGTCAcaaagaaacaacggatatcgcCCAGGCGAAATCAAGAGACGTCAACCGAAAACTCTGAACTTAGAATTGCAAATGAGCGACAATTCATAGCGCAACCAAGAATAAAGATCTCAATTCTTGGTTGCGATTTCGATTTCAGATACACAATCAAGAGACAGAAAGGAACCGCAAGCAGATACAAGGTTTCGATTTCAGAAGAAACGATTTCAAAACGATTTCGAGAGCATTGAACACAACCAAGATTACGAGATTCCATTTGTTTGATCGAACCAATAGTGTTTGATCAACTAGTGATAAAggctaaaatattaaaataatagagCAGCTATAATAGAGCTATTACCTTCACACCTTGATTTATTTTCACAAatttatgtaacactataaaaatcatttttaaaaaagtcaaaacaaacgtGCCAATAACATACAAAACTTGTATGTTAATGACTATGCTAAATGAGTTCATGTTAAATAGACGGGGCTCCAAGAGTATGTATTTCAAACGTGTGTGGGTGTACAACACACACCCCAatgaaatgaagagaaaaaaatttaagCAACGATGGGAATAACAATCACAAATCGGTCGCAACAAACACAAAATCACCTAACAAACGAGAATCGATCTCAACCAATACAAAATCAGGGTCACAAAGAAACAACGGAAGTCGCCCAGGCAAAATCAAGAGACGACAGCCAAAAACTCTGAACTTAGAATTGCAAATGAGCGACAATTCATAATGCAACCAAGAATAAAGATCTCAATTCCTAAAAATCGAGAATCTAAAATACACTATCAAGAGACGGAAAGGAACCGCAAGCAGATACAAGGTTTCGATTTTAGAAGAAACGATTTCAAGACGATTTCGAGACGATTTCGAGAGCATTGAACACAACCAAGATAACAACAAGATTCCATCTGCTTGATCGAAGCAATAGTGTTTGATCAACTAGTGATAAaggctgaaatattaaaataatagagCAGCTATAATAGAGCTATTACCTTCAAACCTTGTTGTATATACAATAAATTGATCTTATTTCCTTCTTGCAACAAAAGAATTAATTTAATACAAACTCTCAAATTTTAGCAGACAATAAATAACCTCTCATTACAAACAAGACAATAAATAACCTCTCATCACAAACAAGACTGGTTTTTAAGACTTATAGTTATACTACTGTACTGCTTTTCATCACTTGAAGAAGAATTGTTTACATTCACTTGCTAGGATGTGTTTTCCTTTTAGCAAAGAACATAATAACCTTTGAAGGAAACaatgatttcttcttcttctttttgttctTCGCATCCGAAGACGATCCACTTTCattgctattattattattgttatcattATTAGTATTGTTTTCTAAAGGAGCTTTTCCCTTTGAGGTGTGTGATGAATCATTTACATTCACAGTTGGAGCAGCAGCAGTAGTAGTATTAACCTCACTATCCTTCCTTTGTTGTTCTTGATCAGCTCTCCATGATCTCAACTCGTGTTCTACAGCTGATTTTCCTTCTGCCGCTTTCTCAGCATTCTCAGTTGCAATTTTCAATGATTCTCTTCTCACACACAGCTCTTCATTCAGTTCTTCTAGTTTCTCCAAGCTTCTTAATTCAGATTCCTTTGCCATCTCAATCTGTGAGTTTGCAGCTGCGATTCTTAGATTAGCTTGTTCCTCGGCTTTCTGAGTTCTCTTGCTGAGTTCATGGTATTCATCTAATGTGAGTGTCACAAGAGATGAAGTATCAACTTCTTTCTTGTTGCTTCCTCCTCTAGTTGATTCACTTCTCTCCAACGCTTTGATTGAATCTTTAGCCAACTTTTCAGAAACTTTCGAAGCTCCTATTATAAGAGATAAAATTAGTTAAGATTTAGAGCTCGTTTGTTAATGATCAATTCGTCAAGTTATCAATAAATGAGATGTTTCAGTAATACCTATCTCCATTTTTGTTGCTCGTAATCTGTTTTGCAACGTAGCTAAATTTGCTTTGGCTCGTTCAGCTTCTTCTTGTGCTTGAAGAAGTTCGGCTTGAGCAGCATGAGATAATGATTTGGCTTCATCGGCTTCTTGTACTGCTGCTTGAAGTTTCTTAGGTAACTCAGCCATAACCTCTCTTGcttcattttctttcatttgaAGAAAAGCTATTGCTGATTTTGATTTCTCGAGCTCGACTTGAAGGTCAGTGACTTTAGCAGAAGCTCTTTCTTCGCTTTCTTTTAACTTGTTGAGACTCAACTTCTCTTCTTCTAGTTCTGATTGAAGCAATATTGAAGCTTCTTTCAAGCTATTGACCTCAGCTGTTGCTTTTTCTATGTTCATTTTCACTTCCTCGAGTTCCTTCTTTCTTAAAATATCGGTTTCATCTTCTAGTTTTGATTCCATGTACGCTGCTAACTCGGCTTTCAAATCGAGCAACAAAGAGGAAGAAGCTTCCAATTTTGATTTGAGAACTCTTGCTGATAAAACTTGTTGGTTTAGTGTCTCGAGTTCTTCTTCTGATTTTTCGAGTTCAAGCTTACAGTTGCgagtttcttcatcaatgacgCCTGATGTTTGTTCCTCGGCTTCCAAATGCGCTGTTCGAGTCAAATTCAATGACTCCTTTGTTGCAATTAACTCAGCATTTAAATCTTCAACTGCTTTTTCTATCTCTTTAGATGCTGCAACAGCCTCTTCCGCATTGTTGATAGCTACATCCCTTCCATTCACCATAGAATCATACTCTCTCCTTAAAGAGTCCAATTCTTTTTTCAAGAACTCCAATTCCGAAGCCGCGGAACTTTGCATGGATTGTTCAACCTCAAGCTGTGCCTTGGCTTCAAAACTGGCTTCATCTGCAATGTCTTGCTCCAGCTCCTCGATTTTGCGAATCACAAGTTCGGCTTCTTCTTTAACCTGAACCTCGTCTCTTTCTACACTTTCTAAATTGACTCTGAGTTCTTCTATGAGTTTCTTCGTGTTTTCCAGTTCCTCGGTCGTGCTCGGTTTTGCAAATTCATGTCCTACCATCTTGCTTCTCTGATCAACCAAAAgaataaaagagagaaaaaataagAGATGGCGTCACGACGCCAAAGGAGTTCAAACCTTGAAAGCTAACATAACTAGTAATTTACAAATCCAAAAATTTGAAAGCAAAAAAACATTTGAGCGAGAGATTACGACATACCTCCAGACTTTGGGTTCTACGGGTTTTCCAATCGACTATTCCTCCGAATTTGGAGACAGCATCTTTGACAGATTCAAAAGGTGCTGCTGTATCAATGTCATGCTTAAGACCTTTAGCAGAATCATAAACTGGTGAAGATTCTTCACTAGACTGACTAGGGGATTCTGGAAGGTTCTCCATAGATGATTATTCTTTTCCTTCCCAAAGTGGCACTTCTTAAACAGCAATTAGGAGTGCCACAAAAAATGTCTGAAATTGAAGTTGTGTGATTATTAGAAAACAAACAATGAATATAATATAAAACATGTATGATGAATATAATGACAATTATCACAATGTAGGATGGTGCATTTGCAGCCTCCTCCATCTTTCATTTGTGTGTTCCAAACTCATGCAACATTTCCATAACGTGTGGTGTGAAAATCACCACACCTCATTATTTTATACCTATTTGTTATCACCATAATTAAATACAAATTCCTTTTGAGAAAATGTATCtctatattcttatattttgtctCATTATAACATCAACCTAGAAAAATCGCGGAAGAAAGCCACATCAACCTACAAAACCCCCGGGGGTTGGCGCGTTGGTGAAGGATTGGGTCTCGAGGGTGTATTCCTCTTAAGATCTCAGGTTCGAATCCAGCTAGGTGCTAACAACCTTTATGTTAGACTAATCCATACAGAGTTTTGTTCTAACTTTAAATGGGTCCCCACCAAGGGACAGGGCAGTGGGATTGGTCCGTTTGATTTGTCGGCCTTAATGCCGGTTACcaagtttttaattaaaaaatcaacCTAAAAAAACCTTGACAGAAAACCACATTAACCTAAAAAAATGAAAGACAGCATTCAACAACATCATGTTATAAttgtaataataatgataatcatGACAGAAGAATAATAAACAATTAGGGTGtacaatgcaatgcaagaagaaatgaatgaaatgaaaaagaaagaagaaagtgaAGGAGAAGAATGAACCTGGAATAATAGAAAGTGATGAATGATGAATTAAGGAGGAGCAGAAGAAAGAAAGGGGAAAGGAGAAGCTATAATACGGTGGTGGAAGAAGTTGTTGAGATTGAGGCGATGATGAAGGAAGGAACAACTCATTACTTGCTCAAAATTTCTTCCTTCCAACTCATCATGCAATTGCAAAATATGCAATTGCATTACAACGTTAACATATCCTTCCACCAAATACTCTCATTCATATTCAAACACGTGTTGGGACACAGCATGTTACAACCTTTTCCACCACCATTTCTATTCTTTTACATCTAAACAAACATAATATATCATAATATTATGTTCTTATTATAGTAATAACATATaatcttattttaaataaattttttcaaattattatattGTCTAATTATAACTTGTCTGTCAAAATAAAGGTTATTAAGAATATGTTTAATGAATATATGACGTTCCATGCTATGCTATTGAATATGATATAAATGTCTATGAATGTCAGTTTAGTTGAGAGCCGTGCAGAAATAACGGAAGTGAATGAGTTATAAGATCAGAGAAAATAATGaatatgatataaatattttattgttcAAATGAATAGATTATTGCATCCTATACAATACACAAAATAATGATTCTTAATATATTTCTCTATACATTTGTACTAGTACTTCCATAATAAAAACATTGGAAGTTATGGCATAGGAAGGAATGAAAATAGTAAcaggttgtgatattgatgaTAATTTCAGCCAATAATAGCAATCAAGCTTTGTCTGACAATAGGAATTGAACATAGTAAAGATCCAAATATGCCATTCAGAGCATAAGCAATGGCACAAAATGGGAGAGCTTCAGGTTCCTTTGCAGATAATGCTGCTGTTCCAAGTCCATGTGCACTGtacaaaatttattcaaaaacaaacaattaCATGTATGCATCAAGAAGAAAATAGTTTGTATACTTATATGTTACCAAATATCATTTCTAGCTCTACTTGACGAACTACTCATAAACTAAAATCTGTTTGGATTGATTTATTTAAGCTTATTTGATGGTATAAGTATTTGTGAAACAAGAGAGTTTGTGAAAATAGCTTACGACATGTTCATTATTTGTTATCAACTTATTTCCAAAGTGCTCCGATATAGTTTATATGAAAACAACTTTATTTATTTTGTcataaaaatagtttatatataACCACTAATCTTATAATAgttaattaaattgtttatccGACAACAACAATAACTTAATCTTATCTCACTAAGTGGTGTCGGGTACATTGATCAAACGACGTCGTAATGCTCTATCATATATCATATTTTTTGCTATAGTTTTTCTCTACATGAATCTAGTGATTAGACTACTCTCTTATATACTTTCTTTACTATAAAATCTACATGTCTTCTCTCCACATGTTCAAACTACCTAAGCCAAATTTTCATCATTCTTTCTACTATAGGTGCTACCGTAACTCTCTCTCTAATATTGACATTTCTAATCATATCCTATCTAGTCTTACTACACATCCAACATAACGTCTTAACGTCATATCCGAACAGGACGTAAATCAAAACGGTGGCATGGAAATTGTAAGAGTCCACACCGATCCACACGACACCATAGTGCAGGATCCATATACAATGTTTGTGCAGGATATAGAGAAAAAGGATTTTTGGTAAGTAAATGATATATTGGTTACCGAAAAATACCTTGAAGCGGTTGCTATTCCTCTGGCAATCGGATCACTAAATCTGAGTTTATCAAGAGTTGCTTGCACGAAATTTGCCCCAACTAGACCAGTTACAACAACCACAGCTGCTGTGAGAGATGGATTGGCACCTGTAGACAGAAAAAGGAAAATTCTCTAAGGTGGCATGAAAGTACAATCAAATACAAAGCAAATTATAGAGCATCCCTTTTAAGATTATTGGGATGGTTGCACTACAGGCGTGATATTTACCGTCAAACAAGGATACAATACTGAGGGCCAATGCCACTGTTATACATCTGGGTAGAATGGACACAGTTAAGGATGGTTCTAATTGAAGAAGTCGTCCAACAAGAGCGGTTGAGTACAACGAGAATATTGTTGAGATGATGACAGAGGTGAAAATCTCAGCAGCATGCCTTTTCACAAGCTGAATGTAGTAGACAAACCAATAGTTAACGATTAatggtttaatttttatttaattacagTACGTGAAGAAAATTATGCAAAGCAAGTTTTCTATTCGGCTTATCAGATTTAGTTTTTTGCAACCGTATAAGACTCGTTTACAAGGAAACTTAGATAGATTACCTTTCTTTGCTTGAACATAGAGAAGGAAAAGGAGAGAATAACAGATCCCAAAAATCCCATTAAGATGTCACCAGCTCCGGGATTGTTGGATACATTGGTAAGGTAATATCCTAGAACAGGATCGAGTCCTAACTTGGAAAAATACCCGAAAGCAAATGCTGTCAGAACTGATGATAGTGCACAGCAAATTATAGGATGGAAGactttcttcacacttgatggcAACCTGAAGGGGGGAAAAACAAGAATCAACTTCTAGTAAAGATTCAAATTGCATACGATAACGCCGgtaacaaaaatgaaaatatttaccCAGTACCAACTATGTAGCCCAACACTGTGGATGAAAGCAAAAATGGAAGGCATGTTCTAGCACTTGTCCCCAACAATGTTGGATAAAATAGTGCACTAACAAATGATGTTACGAGAATCACAGTCCACGTCCACACTTCAATGGTAGAAAATGGAGAAGGCTTTCCCATCGGCTCAGCATCTATCAATGTTGTTTTAACGGCTTTCCTTACTGCTATAGCTGTGAAACCAGCAACACATAGTGTAGCTAGCCATCCTCCAACTGAACAACATTATAAACATCGCCATTAAAACATCAATCAAATGACGAGTTGTTGTGTTGTAGAAAGAGACAAACAATAGATGCGTGCACGAACCTACAATAAGGCCAATTTTGATGCCAGAAGCGGCAGGAATATCTCTAACGGAAAGGGGCAAAACAACCAAAGAAGGAACATAGAACAAAGGGAGCCATCTCTGGATGAACATAAAAGCAGGCTCAAAGAAGTTCATCACTGCTGTAGCTGCAGATGGCACAGTTGAGTCAAGAATAATCAAAACTGAGAATATACAAAACATTCCAAACAATGCACTAGGGAATTTGATTGCAGCAGCCACAAATGCTTGCTTCAAAAACTTATCCGTAGCAACAAAAAGCCCCAGAGACACAatcaaatgtaacaccccaaacaCCTGAAATTTAGAaggaaaaaaaactcaaatttatTACATATAGACTAGTTGGTTCTATGGTGGCAAAATTTGATTTTGACtgaattaattttgtaaaattgattttagataaaaatgaatttaggataaattaatttatatttggaTATGCATGTGTTTGGCTCGGCAATAAAGGAAATTGATTTTGAGTAAATTGATTCCGACTAAAAATAAGTAGAAGATAAATTGCTTTATGTTTGGATAAATTTCagattaaaaatcatgtttagaaTCAAAAGCTATGAATCTGATCTTCAAGTAAAATCAATTCTAAATCATAATCAATTTTACTCTAGAGCAATCAAAcgtataaaaatcaattttggaTGTCTCAAACTTGAAATCAAACATATACTAAATGTATGTTTGGTTCTgcaatgaaaaaaattgattttgagaaaattgattctataaaattgattttgattaaaagttagttaaataaaaaatgatctatttttgaataattttatgcaCAATTGAGTTCAATTGAAAATTTCAATAGAAAAATCATAATTAAACTCAAAAAGTATGAATTCTAACGTCAAGTAGAATTGTGTCTAAAAgcataatcaattctactttagaagaaccaaacacctcaatagcatttcaaatcaattctacacctctagaattCTTTTCGGCTTTTCCAAAAGTTAGATTGAAAAAATCGCTTTTAGAGTCAATTTCTAgagtaaaaaaatcaattatatttgaaaactctCAAACAAGTCAAAAACAATTATTTAAAGTCTTGAGAATCACTTATGCTCTCCAAACATGCAGATAGAAACATATAAAGACTCACATTTTGAGTGAGTGATGAAGTGCTTCCAGAATCAGTTTGAGCTGAACGAGTTGAAAGTTGTCTACTTTGAGAACTTCCATGAGTACCCTTTTGCAATAAACCGGAATTCAACATTGTAGGAGCTATTGGGCTACACAAAAAGGAAGACTTTTTTCTAATATTTGGGAGAGAAAGAGGTGCAGATTTTGCAGAGGGGGTGGAGCGAAAGATGAAAGATGGTTTAAGAGATTGGTTAGTGATAAGTGGAAAGGGAGTGATGAGGAAATGGGTCGCCATTGAATTGACCAGAAGGGGAAGTTAGGCGTCATCGAGCTGGAGAGAAGGCGTTTATGAATTGAATTCTGTTTTTGTGGGACCTGAGAGAATATATTGTATGGACAAAATgaagaaatgatgatgatgagatgATGAGATTAAAGTTTACTACATCCATAGATTTTTCTCataacgttttttttttttgcatggaAAAGTATTTGGTGCTAATTTGAATGATTAGGCTTTCTTTTGAATCGGTAGAATAAAATTGAACGGATTAATGATTTAGTGTTTCGATCATTTAAAATTGAAATGATTAATGATTAAGTTGTAAggatttcatttcattttatcatttattatCATATTTCTTTTCCTTCTATTTTCAAACAATAAAATAGTATCTTTATTTCGTTCTGTTTCATTCAACTCCGCTTCATTTCATAATATTCAAACATAGTTTTAATGTTAAATGTAATTAGGGGTGGAAATTAAGGTAGGAAAATATAGTTGCAGACGGTTTAAAATTTTGATTCATCCCATAAAAAAATGAGGGTGAGGCAGACTCGCAGGAACTGCATTTCTAAagttttaaaatacaaaattttatgttAATGTTTGCACCAGCAAAAGCttgtaaaaaaatacaaaagtttATGTTAATGTTTGCTCCAGTAAAAGCTTGCAAAAAAATACTCCATCTGTCTCAAAATAAGTGTCTTTCTAACTCTAAAAAGTTGTCTCATAATAATAGTCTATTTACTTTTCTAATGCAACATTGATTAATTTTTACCAACATTACCCCTTATTTACACTCTTTTCAAGATATGACAAATATATCAACCAATAGTAATTAagggtaattttgtaaaaatgttaCCTTTATTGACTCAATAAttacttttcttaatctgtgtgtaaCAACCTTAAACGACTTTTAttttgagacggagggagtacaaAAGTTTATGTTAATGTTTGCACCAACAAAAGCttgcaaaaaaatacaaaagtttATGTTAATGTTTGTACCAGCAAAAGCTTGCAAAAAAATGGACAAGGTGAAAAGGACACATTAGACAGTATGAGTATAAAATATTGGTCTGTTCTACGAAAAAGTATGGACAAAATAGACATCTTTTGTGAGTTGAGTTTGTTGAATATAAttagaaatttgattgaattaatttgataattgTTTCGTACTGAAACCAGAAATTGAGTGAGGATCGAAGATAATGGTGAATTTGAGCTTCTGGTGCAGCGGAGATGGGGGATGACCTGCAAGGTTAGCGCTTCAACACTCATGTCAATATATGAGGAAGAAGAGTGAATtgaaatgaaatttgaaatataGTACTTGAATTGGCGCGTTGAGTATATATAAAGTAGATGAAATAACAAACTTGTTATTTGTTAGGAGTGGATTGCAGAGAGCCGTTAGACTCGTCAAGAAACTGGATCCTCTATTTTCTCTTCCAGGATAGTTCTGGTGTGCTAAGAAGGTTCTGGAAGGACTATGGCTCCTTATGAATGGTCGGCAGGAAACAATATGGATGGCCTAGAACAGTAGTCCCCAAGTCCTTGTTTTGTACTTAGCAGAGCAAGGGTTTGTCATATTAGCCTCGAAGGTCGACCATTCTTTCATATATCctacaataacaaaaataaactcttcaatttttttttgggaACTCGTGTCTTTAATGCTCTATATCTCAAACGTCTTTTCAG from Vicia villosa cultivar HV-30 ecotype Madison, WI unplaced genomic scaffold, Vvil1.0 ctg.000131F_1_1_1, whole genome shotgun sequence includes these protein-coding regions:
- the LOC131624491 gene encoding protein WEAK CHLOROPLAST MOVEMENT UNDER BLUE LIGHT 1-like, producing MENLPESPSQSSEESSPVYDSAKGLKHDIDTAAPFESVKDAVSKFGGIVDWKTRRTQSLERSKMVGHEFAKPSTTEELENTKKLIEELRVNLESVERDEVQVKEEAELVIRKIEELEQDIADEASFEAKAQLEVEQSMQSSAASELEFLKKELDSLRREYDSMVNGRDVAINNAEEAVAASKEIEKAVEDLNAELIATKESLNLTRTAHLEAEEQTSGVIDEETRNCKLELEKSEEELETLNQQVLSARVLKSKLEASSSLLLDLKAELAAYMESKLEDETDILRKKELEEVKMNIEKATAEVNSLKEASILLQSELEEEKLSLNKLKESEERASAKVTDLQVELEKSKSAIAFLQMKENEAREVMAELPKKLQAAVQEADEAKSLSHAAQAELLQAQEEAERAKANLATLQNRLRATKMEIGASKVSEKLAKDSIKALERSESTRGGSNKKEVDTSSLVTLTLDEYHELSKRTQKAEEQANLRIAAANSQIEMAKESELRSLEKLEELNEELCVRRESLKIATENAEKAAEGKSAVEHELRSWRADQEQQRKDSEVNTTTAAAPTVNVNDSSHTSKGKAPLENNTNNDNNNNNSNESGSSSDAKNKKKKKKSLFPSKVIMFFAKRKTHPSK
- the LOC131624492 gene encoding plastidal glycolate/glycerate translocator 1, chloroplastic-like, with amino-acid sequence MATHFLITPFPLITNQSLKPSFIFRSTPSAKSAPLSLPNIRKKSSFLCSPIAPTMLNSGLLQKGTHGSSQSRQLSTRSAQTDSGSTSSLTQNVFGVLHLIVSLGLFVATDKFLKQAFVAAAIKFPSALFGMFCIFSVLIILDSTVPSAATAVMNFFEPAFMFIQRWLPLFYVPSLVVLPLSVRDIPAASGIKIGLIVVGGWLATLCVAGFTAIAVRKAVKTTLIDAEPMGKPSPFSTIEVWTWTVILVTSFVSALFYPTLLGTSARTCLPFLLSSTVLGYIVGTGLPSSVKKVFHPIICCALSSVLTAFAFGYFSKLGLDPVLGYYLTNVSNNPGAGDILMGFLGSVILSFSFSMFKQRKLVKRHAAEIFTSVIISTIFSLYSTALVGRLLQLEPSLTVSILPRCITVALALSIVSLFDGANPSLTAAVVVVTGLVGANFVQATLDKLRFSDPIARGIATASSAHGLGTAALSAKEPEALPFCAIAYALNGIFGSLLCSIPIVRQSLIAIIG